A genomic segment from Nymphalis io chromosome 15, ilAglIoxx1.1, whole genome shotgun sequence encodes:
- the LOC126773954 gene encoding sodium-dependent serotonin transporter, with the protein PTNNVSKTAKTRSIVVSLTPERQRETWAKKAEFLLAVVGFAVDLGNVWRFPYICYQNGGGAFLIPYCVMLLFGGLPLFFMELALGQYHRCGCLTLWKRICPALKGVGYAICMIDIYMGMYYNTIIGWAVYYLIASLASINSVLPWTSCDNEWNTPLCMPVTSPQINPNSSTPAKEFFERNVLEQQRSNGLDDMGPIKPSLALCVFGVFVLVYFSLWKGVRSAGKVVWVTALAPYVVLLILLARGVTLPGATEGIRYYLTPEWHKLQNSKVWIDAASQIFFSLGPGFGTLLALSSYNKFNNNCYRDALITSSINCLTSFLAGFVIFSVLGYMAHVQNKSIEEVGLEGPGLVFIVYPEAIATMTGSVFWAIIFFLMLITLGLDSTFGGLEAVTTALCDEYPRVLGRHREIFVAFLLLFIYICALPTTTYGGVYLVDLLNVYGPGLAILFVVFAEAAGVCWVYGVGRFSEDVQSMLGHKPGWFWRACWSYISPVFLLVLFVFSVLAHEEMLGGEYVFPRWSIRVGWLMTGTTVSCIPLYFIYKLLITPGTCINRLKTIIRPVETSIPPADHALCSL; encoded by the exons CCCACCAACAATGTTAGTAAAACTGCA AAAACGCGATCTATCGTGGTGTCACTGACTCCGGAAAGACAGCGGGAGACATGGGCGAAGAAAGCGGAGTTCCTGCTCGCGGTGGTGGGGTTTGCTGTTGACCTTGGAAATGTTTGGCGATTCCCTTACATCTGTTATCAAAATGGCGGTg GTGCTTTTCTTATCCCATATTGCGTGATGCTGTTGTTTGGTGGTCTTCCTCTATTCTTCATGGAGCTAGCGCTGGGGCAGTACCATCGTTGTGGATGTCTGACGCTGTGGAAAAGAATATGTCCGGCTTTAAAag GTGTAGGCTACGCGATATGCATGATCGACATCTACATGGGTATGTATTACAACACCATCATCGGCTGGGCGGTATATTATCTGATAGCGTCGCTGGCATCAATCAACTCCGTACTACCCTGGACCAGCTGTGACAATGAGTGGAACACGCCTCTTTGCATGCCCGTCACCTCGCCACAGATCAACCCCAATTCTTCAACACCTGCTAAGGAATTCTTTGA GCGCAACGTCCTGGAACAACAAAGATCAAACGGGCTGGATGATATGGGACCTATTAAGCCATCTCTAGCGCTTTGTGTCTTTGGGGTCTTCGTTTTGGTATACTTCTCGCTGTGGAAAGGCGTCAGAAGCGCTGGAAAG GTGGTATGGGTTACGGCGTTAGCACCGTATGTGGTCCTGCTGATTCTACTCGCAAGGGGAGTAACTCTACCAGGTGCAACTGAAGGCATCCGCTACTACCTTACACCAGAATGGCACAAGTTACAGAACTCAAAG GTATGGATTGATGCGGCTTCCCAAATCTTCTTCTCTTTGGGCCCAGGCTTCGGGACGCTGCTAGCATTGTCAAGCTACAACAAATTTAACAACAATTGCTACCGCGACGCGCTTATTACATCCTCCATCAACTGTCTTACTAGTTTCCTGGCTGGCTTCGTCATCTTCTCTGTTCTAGG TTACATGGCGCACGTGCAAAACAAGAGCATCGAAGAAGTAGGTCTAGAGGGCCCAGGTTTGGTATTCATCGTGTACCCTGAAGCCATCGCCACTATGACCGGTTCCGTGTTCTGGGCCATCATCTTTTTCCTCATGCTGATCACCCTGGGACTTGACAGCACTTTCGGTG gCTTAGAAGCAGTGACGACCGCCCTGTGTGATGAGTACCCTCGAGTACTCGGCCGGCACCGGGAGATATTTGTAGCGTTTCTATTGCTCTTTATATACATCTGTGCTCTACCAACCACCACatat GGCGGCGTGTATTTAGTTGACCTTCTAAACGTCTACGGCCCGGGGCTGGCGATCCTGTTCGTGGTGTTCGCGGAGGCGGCCGGTGTGTGCTGGGTGTACGGCGTCGGACGCTTCTCCGAGGATGTGCAGAGCATGCTCGGACACAAGCCTGGATGGTTTTGGCGGGCATGTTGGTCTTACATTAG TCCCGTATTCCTGCTGGTGCTGTTCGTGTTCTCGGTGCTAGCCCACGAGGAGATGCTCGGAGGGGAATACGTGTTCCCGCGCTGGTCCATCCGCGTGGGCTGGCTTATGACTGGCACTACCGTCTCTTGCATACCGCTTTACTTCATTTACAAGCTGCTGATCACTCCTGGCACTTGTATCAAT CGACTCAAGACTATCATACGCCCGGTGGAAACTTCCATACCACCAGCCGACCACGCGCTTTGCAGTCTGTGA